One segment of Rosa chinensis cultivar Old Blush chromosome 6, RchiOBHm-V2, whole genome shotgun sequence DNA contains the following:
- the LOC112170392 gene encoding transcriptional corepressor LEUNIG isoform X1: MSQTNWEADKMLDVYIHDYLVKRDLKASAQAFQAEGKVSSDPVAIDAPGGFLFEWWSVFWDIFIARTNEKHSEVAASYIETQFIKAREQHQQQQQQQQQQQQSQQPQHSQQQQQQQQQQQHMQMQQILMQRHQQQQQQQQHQQQQQQQQQQPQQQQQPQQQQQPQQRRDGAHLLNGNTNGLVGNDPLMRQNPGTANAMATKMYEERLKLPQRDSLDDSSLKRFGENVGQLLDQNHASILKSAAAAGQPSGQVLHGTAGGMTQQVQARNQQLPGSTPDIKTEINPVLNPRAPEGSLMGIPGSNQGGNNLTLKGWPLTGLDQLRSGLLQQQKPFIQAPQPFHQLQMLTPQHQQQLMLAQQNLTSPSASDDSRRLRMLLNNRSMGLGKDGLSNSVGDVVPNVGSPLQAPGSMMPRGDTDMLMKLKMAQLQQQQNSNPQQQLQQHALSAQQLQSSNHNPHQQDKMGGAGSITMDASMSNSFRGNDQVTKNQPGRKRKQPVSSSGPANSTGTANTAGPSPSSAPSTPSTHTPGDVISMPALPHSGGSSKPLMMFGADGTGTLTSPSNPLWDDKDLELQADMDRFVEDGSLDDNVESFLSHDDADPRDAVGRGMDVSKGFTFTEVNSVKASPSKVTSCHFSSDGKLLTSGGHDKKAVLWYTDTLKSKSTLEEHSALITDVRFSPSIPRLATSSFDKTVRVWDADNPGYSLRTFMGHTASVMSVDFHPNKDDLICSCDGDGEIRYWSINNGSCARVFKGGTTQVRFQPRLGRYLAAAAENIVSILDVESQACRHSLQGHTKPINSVCWDPSGEFLASLSEDFVKVWTFGSGNEGACVHELNCNGNKFHSCVFHPTYTSLLVVGCYQSLELWNMQENKTMTLSAHEGLIASLAVSTVTGLVASASHDKWVKLWK; the protein is encoded by the exons ATGTCTCAGACTAACTGGGAAGCTGATAAAAT GTTAGATGTCTATATCCATGATTATCTAGTGAAAAGAGACTTAAAGGCTTCTGCTCAAGCTTTCCAAGCTGAAGGGAAGGTGTCGTCTGATCCCGTTG CTATTGATGCACCGGGAGGTTTTCTATTTGAATGGTGGTCAGTTTTCTGGGATATATTTATTGCTAGGACCAATGAGAAGCATTCAGAGGTTGCTGCATCTTACATCGAG ACACAGTTCATTAAAGCAAGGGAGCAGcaccagcaacaacaacaacaacaacaacaacagcaacaatCCCAGCAACCCCAACACTCacaacaacagcagcagcagcagcagcaacagcaacaCATGCAAATGCAGCAGATTCTGATGCAAAGACatcagcagcaacaacaacagcaacaacatcagcaacaacagcagcaacaacaacagcagCCACAGCAACAACAGCAGCCACAGCAACAACAACAGCCACAACAGAGAAGAGATGGGGCCCATCTCTTAAATGGAAATACAAATGGGCTTGTTGGAAATGATCCTCTCATGCGACAAAATCCTGGAACAGCAAATGCTATGGCTACAAAGATGTACGAGGAAAGATTAAAACTCCCCCAGAGAGATTCTTTGGATGATTCATCTCTAAAG AGATTTGGTGAGAATGTGGGCCAGCTTTTGGATCAAAATCATGCTTCAATATTAAAGTCAGCTGCAGCAGCTGGTCAGCCTTCAGG GCAAGTTTTGCATGGTACAGCCGGTGGGATGACTCAACAAGTCCAAGCTCGAAATCAGCAACTGCCAGGATCTACGCCG GATATAAAGACAGAAATTAATCCTGTATTGAATCCAAGAGCTCCCGAGGGATCATTGATGGGAATTCCAG GGTCTAATCAGGGTGGTAACAATCTGACTTTGAAAGGATGGCCACTCACA GGTCTGGATCAACTTCGCTCTGGACTTCTTCAGCAACAAAAACCTTTTATACAAGCTCCCCAGCCCTTTCATCAGCTTCAAATGCTGACACCACAACACCAGCAACAACTTATGCTTGCCCAGCAAAATTTGACATCCCCATCTGCCAGTGATGATAGTAGAAGACTAAGAATGCTATTGAATAATCGAAGTATGGGGCTTGGAAAGGATGGCCTTTCAAATTCTGTTGGCGATGTAGTGCCAAATGTAGGATCACCTCTTCAAGCTCCAGGCTCTATGATGCCTCGTGGAGATACAGATATGCTGATGAAG TTAAAAATGGCTCAACTACAGCAACAGCAGAATAGTAATCCACAACAACAGCTTCAGCAGCATGCTCTTTCTGCTCAGCAGTTGCAAAGTTCAAATCATAATCCTCATCAGCAAGATAAAATGGGGGGTGCTGGCAGCATCACAATGGATGCTAGCATGTCAAACTCTTTTCGAGGAAATGATCAG GTCACAAAAAACCAGCCTGGGAGGAAGAGAAAGCAGCCAGTGTCATCTTCAGGCCCTGCCAATAGCACGGGAACAGCAAACACAGCTGGACCTTCCCCGAGTTCAGCTCCTTCCACTCCTTCAACCCACACTCCTGGTGATGTAATATCAATGCCTGCCTTACCCCATAGTGGTGGTTCCTCTAAGCCTCTGATGATGTTTGGTGCTGATGGTACTGGTACGCTCACCTCACCCTCAAATCCACTG TGGGATGATAAAGATCTTGAATTGCAGGCTGATATGGATCGATTTGTGGAGGATGGATCTCTTGATGATAATGTGGAGTCTTTTTTATCTCATGATGATGCAGACCCTAGAGATGCTGTTGGTCGAGGTATGGATGTCAGCAAAG GGTTCACATTTACGGAAGTAAACTCTGTTAAAGCAAGCCCAAGCAAAGTTACTAGTTGTCACTTCTCATCGGATGGAAAACTTCTTACTAGTGGCGGCCATGATAAAAAG GCTGTATTATGGTACACTGATACTCTGAAGTCAAAATCTACACTTGAAGAACATTCAGCTTTGATAACTGATGTTCGGTTCAGTCCGAGCATTCCACGTCTTGCAACATCTTCATTCGACAAAACTGTCAGAGTCTGGGATGCTGATAAT CCTGGTTATTCACTTCGTACATTCATGGGACATACTGCATCAGTGATGTCAGTAGATTTCCACCCGAACAAGGACGACCTTATATGTTCCTGTGATGGGGACGGTGAGATACGCTACTGGAGTATTAACAATGGCAGCTGTGCAAGAGTTTTCAAG GGTGGGACGACTCAGGTGAGATTCCAACCTCGTCTTGGAAGATATCTTGCTGCAGCAGCTGAGAATATTGTATCTATACTGGATGTGGAGTCACAGGCTTGTCGGCATTCATTACAG GGACATACAAAGCCTATTAATTCTGTGTGCTGGGATCCTTCTGGTGAGTTCCTTGCATCCCTGAGTGAGGACTTTGTCAAAGTTTGGACTTTCGGATCAGGAAATGAAGGGGCATGTGTTCATGAATTGAACTGTAATGGCAATAAATTTCATTCCTGTGTTTTCCATCCAACATATACTTCACTGCTGGTCGTTGGTTGTTACCAG TCTTTGGAGCTATGGAACATGCAAGAGAACAAGACAATGACTCTATCAGCACATGAAGGTCTTATTGCTTCGTTGGCTGTGTCAACCGTAACGGGTTTGGTTGCTTCAGCTAGTCACGATAAGTGGGTTAAGCTCTGGAAGTAA